Proteins found in one Mytilus edulis chromosome 2, xbMytEdul2.2, whole genome shotgun sequence genomic segment:
- the LOC139512759 gene encoding uncharacterized protein isoform X2, protein MDTNMIRVMTITKYKTLYTILIIFVILSTGHSRGVQSTLCEHRCETATPYLITLKLLWHRMSKRIGRQNMTFESFVKSLIAASERYNRLIPLRDNLMSMIGEYQDCVKACEHQHSKRTFERVSDSFTRPEICITPDICL, encoded by the exons ATGGATACTAACATGATACGG GTGATGACCATAACTAAATACAAAACACTGTATACGATCTTGATAATTTTCGTCATATTAAGCACTGGGCATTCTCGAGGTGTGCAGTCAACGTTGTGTGAACATAGATGTGAAACTGCTACTCCATATCTCATAACACTGAAATTATTGTGGCATCGGATGTCAAAACGAATTGGCAGACAAA atatgaCATTTGAATCCTTCGTAAAATCCCTTATTGCTGCATCAGAACGGTACAATAGATTAATACCTCTAAGAGACAATTTGATGTCCATGATTGGTGAATACCAGGACTGTGTGAAGGCTTGCGAACATCAACATAGTAAAAGAACATTTGAACGGGTGTCAGATTCTTTTACCAGACCagaaattt GTATTACACCAGATATTTGTTTATGA